GGCCGGCGCTGCTGTACACGGCCCGCACGATGCCCGACTTGCCGGGCAGCACCGGCGTTTTGGTCCAGTCGGGGGTGGTGCAGCCGCAGCTGGCCTGCACGTTGGCGATGACCACGGGCTGGTTGCCGGTGTTCTTGAACCGGAACTCGTGGGCGGCCTGCGTGCCCTCCGGCACGGCGCCGAAATCGTGTAGGTCGCGCTCGAACGTGAGCACGCCCTGGGCCCGGGCCCCCAGGGCGCCGGCCAACAAAGCGAGGGCGAAAAGGTATTTCATAAGTAGGAGCGTGGGGCGTGAAACCGGCGGCCCGCGGCGGCAAACTGCGGCGGCTGGCGGGCAAGGCAAATATACACCGGGCCCCCGCCCACCGGCTTGCCCGCGCCCGGTGCCCTATTTTTGCTCCGGCTCCGGCCGCTTCGTCCTTACCCACGCCCCACCCGCTCCACTTAAGTTTCCTAGCCCATGCCCACTGCCGAACTCATCGCTCCGGCCCCCACGGCCGCCCTGGCCCCGGCCGATTTTCTGCACGACTACTGCTTGGGGTGGGAGAGCCGGCACGCCTCGCTGGCCGGCCGCAAGGAGGTGTTCATGGGTAAGGCCAAGTTTGGCATCTTTGGCGATGGTAAAGAGCTGCCCCAGCTGGCCATGGCCCGCGCCTTCAAAAACGGCGACTTTCGCGCCGGCTACTACCGCGACCAAACCTTCATGGTGGCCATCGGCGAGCTGACCTGGCAGCAGTACTTTGCCCAGCTCTACGCCAACCCCGACGTGGAGGCCGAGCCCTCCACCGCCGGCCGCGCCATGAACGGCCACTTCGGCACCCGCTTGCTCGACGACGACGGCCGGTTCAAGCCCCAGACCTCGACCAAGAATTCGTCGGCCGATATCTCGCCCACCGCCGCCCAAATGCCGCGCCTCGTGGGCCTGGCCTACGCCAGCAAGCTCTACCGCCTCAACCCCGAGCTGCACCAGTTTAGCGACTTCTCGGTGCACGGCAACGAGGTGGCCTTCGGCACCATCGGCAACGCCAGCACCTCGGAGGGCATGTTTTTCGAGGCCCTGAACGCGGCCGGCGTGCTCCAGATTCCGCTGTTGGTGAGCGTGTGGGACGACCACTACGGCATCTCGGTGCCCGCCGAGTACCAGACCACCAAGCAGAGCATTTCGGCCATCATGGCCGGTTTGCAGCGCGAGGGCGAGGGGGAGCCCGGCTTCGAGATTTTTGTGGTAAAGGGCTGGGATTACCCCGCCCTGGTGGACGCCTACCAGCGCGCGGCCGCCGTGTGCCGCGAACAGCACGTGCCCGTGCTCTTCCACGTCACCGAGCTCACGCAGCCCCAAGGCCACAGCACCAGCGGCTCGCACGAGCGCTACAAGCCCAAGGCGCGCCTGCTTTGGGAAGAAAAAAACGACTGCCTACTGAAAATGCGTGAGTGGCTGCTGGCCGAGGGCCACGCCACCGCCGAGGAACTCGACGCCCTCGAAAAGGACGCCGCGGCCACCGTTAAGCAGGCGCGCACCGCCGCCTGGGCGGCCTTCGTGGGCCCCATCAAGGACGAGCGCGACGCCACCGTGGCCCTGCTCGACCGCCTGGTGAAGGCCACTGGCACCGAGCACGCCCTGGCCGAAACCGTAAACCAACTGCGCACCAACCCCGCGCCCATCCGCGCCGACAGCGTGCGCACCCTACGCCGGGCCCTGCGCCAGGTGCGCGGCCTGCGCCACCCCGGCCGCCGCGCCGTGCAACAGTACCTGGAGCAGCTGCAAGGCGAAAACGCCGACCGCTACAACTCCAACCTCTTCAGCCAGAGCGAAGAAGCGGTGGGCAACATCGAGGAAGTGCCCGTGGCCTACGCCGACGGGGCCCCGCAGGTGGACGGCCGCGAGGTGCTGCAAGCTTGCTTCACGGCCAACTTCGAGCGCGACCCACGCATTTTTGCCATCGGCGAGGACGTGGGCCAGATCGGCGACGTAAACCAGGCCTTCGCCGGCTTGCAGGAGAAGTTTGGCGAGCTGCGCGTGACCGATACTGGCATCCGCGAGTGCACCATTATTGGGCAGGGCATTGGCACGGCCCTGCGCGGGCTGCGGCCCATCGCCGAGGTTCAGTACCTCGATTATCTGCTGTACGCGGTTCAAATTCTGAGCGACGACCTCGCCTGCCTCCAGTACCGCACCAAGGGCGGCCAGAAGGCCCCGCTGATTGTGCGCACCCGGGGCCACCGCCTGGAGGGCATCTGGCACTCGGGCTCGCCCATGGGCCTGCTGCTCACCACGCTGCGCGGCATCCACGTGTGCGTGCCCCGCGACATGACCCGCGCCGCCGGCTTCTACAACACGCTGCTGCGCTCCGACGAACCCGCCGTGGTGGTGGAGTGCCTGAACGGCTACCGCCTCAAGGAAAAGCTGCCCGCCAACGTGGGTGAGTTCACGCTGCCGCTGGGCCGCCCCGAGGTGCTGCGCGCCGGCACCGACGTTACCATCGTTACCTACG
This genomic stretch from Hymenobacter sp. PAMC 26628 harbors:
- a CDS encoding alpha-ketoacid dehydrogenase subunit alpha/beta; this translates as MPTAELIAPAPTAALAPADFLHDYCLGWESRHASLAGRKEVFMGKAKFGIFGDGKELPQLAMARAFKNGDFRAGYYRDQTFMVAIGELTWQQYFAQLYANPDVEAEPSTAGRAMNGHFGTRLLDDDGRFKPQTSTKNSSADISPTAAQMPRLVGLAYASKLYRLNPELHQFSDFSVHGNEVAFGTIGNASTSEGMFFEALNAAGVLQIPLLVSVWDDHYGISVPAEYQTTKQSISAIMAGLQREGEGEPGFEIFVVKGWDYPALVDAYQRAAAVCREQHVPVLFHVTELTQPQGHSTSGSHERYKPKARLLWEEKNDCLLKMREWLLAEGHATAEELDALEKDAAATVKQARTAAWAAFVGPIKDERDATVALLDRLVKATGTEHALAETVNQLRTNPAPIRADSVRTLRRALRQVRGLRHPGRRAVQQYLEQLQGENADRYNSNLFSQSEEAVGNIEEVPVAYADGAPQVDGREVLQACFTANFERDPRIFAIGEDVGQIGDVNQAFAGLQEKFGELRVTDTGIRECTIIGQGIGTALRGLRPIAEVQYLDYLLYAVQILSDDLACLQYRTKGGQKAPLIVRTRGHRLEGIWHSGSPMGLLLTTLRGIHVCVPRDMTRAAGFYNTLLRSDEPAVVVECLNGYRLKEKLPANVGEFTLPLGRPEVLRAGTDVTIVTYGSMCRVVLEAAAQLAAEGISAEVIDVQTLLPFDTEHLIADSLRKTGRVLFADEDVPGGASAFMLQHVIDEQNGYQLLDAAPRCLSAQAHRPAYSSDGDYFSKPNVEDVFDAAYALLSEADPERFPDIY